One genomic segment of Equus quagga isolate Etosha38 chromosome 20, UCLA_HA_Equagga_1.0, whole genome shotgun sequence includes these proteins:
- the ANGEL1 gene encoding protein angel homolog 1 isoform X2 encodes MIASCLCYLLLPAARLFRALSDAFFTCRKNVLLAKSSSPQVEGSFAMAPRGPDQEECEGLLQQWREEGSSQVLSTVNEGPLVDKGLAQSSLALLMDNSGEQAAASEDKWSSRQLSDLRAAENLEEPFAGELGEDPLPEVEGPMWAAVPMQTDPQYADCAVLPMGGLAAEQWEEDPAVVAWSIAPKPMPQEEALIWPFEGLEQLQPPQMEIPYHEILWREWEDFSAQSDAQGLEAGDGPQFQFTLMSYNILAQDLMQQSSELYLHCHPDILNWNYRFANLMQEFQHWDPDILCLQEVQEDHYWEQLEPSLRMMGFTCFYKRRTGCKTDGCAVCYKPTRFRLLCASPVEYFRPGLELLNRDNVGLVLLLQPLVPEGLGQVSVAPLCVANTHVLYNPRRGDVKLAQMAVLLAEVDKVARLSDGSHCPIILCGDLNSVPESPLYNFIRDGELQYHGMPAWKVSGQEDFSHQLYQRKLQAPLWPSSLGITDCCQYVTSCRPKRAERRKYGRDFLLRFRFCSIACQRPVGLVLMEGVTDTKPATRRMEKRNANSTFEKSRRSEDT; translated from the exons ATGATCGCGTCGTGCCTCTGTTACCTGCTGCTACCGGCCGCGCGCCTCTTCCGCGCCCTCTCAG ATGCTTTCTTCACATGTCGAAAAAATGTCCTCTTGGCGAAGAGCTCGTCCCCCCAGGTAGAGGGCAGCTTTGCCATGGCCCCTCGGGGCCCTGACCAGGAGGAGTGCGAGGGCCTGCTGCAGCAGTGGCGAGAAGAAGGGTCGAGCCAGGTGCTCTCGACTGTGAACGAGGGTCCCCTCGTGGATAAGGGACTAGCCCAGAGCAGTCTGGCACTCCTGATGGATAATTCCGGAGAGCAGGCTGCTGCTTCAGAGGACAAGTGGTCCAGCAGGCAGCTGAGTGACCTGCGGGCTGCGGAGAACCTGGAGGAGCCTTTTGCCGGGGAACTAGGAGAGGACCCACTGCCAGAGGTCGAGGGCCCTATGTGGGCAGCTGTCCCCATGCAGACCGACCCCCAGTATGCAGACTGTGCTGTCCTCCCAATGGGTGGCCTGGCTGCAGAGCAGTGGGAAGAGGACCCCGCAGTGGTGGCTTGGAGCATAGCACCCAAGCCGATGCCCCAGGAAGAGGCTCTCATCTGGCCCTTTGAGGGCCTGGAGCAGTTGCAGCCTCCCCAGATGGAAATCCCATATCACG AAATCTTATGGCGAGAATGGGAGGATTTCTCCGCTCAGTCAGATGCTCAGGGCCTGGAGGCGGGGGATGGTCCTCAGTTCCAGTTTACTCTCATGTCCTATAACATCCTGGCCCAGGACCTGATGCAGCAGAGCTCAGAGCTCTATCTGCATTGCCACCCAGACATCCTCAACTGGAACTATCGCTTTGCGAATCTTATGCAGGAATTCCAGCACTGGGACCCTGAT ATCCTGTGTCTCCAGGAAGTCCAGGAAGATCATTACTGGGAGCAGCTGGAGCCCTCTCTGCGAATGATGG GCTTTACTTGTTTCTACAAGAGGAGGACTGGGTGTAAGACAGATGGCTGTGCTGTCTGCTACAAGCCCACGAGATTCCGTCTGCTCTGCGCCAGCCCTGTGGAGTACTTCCGGCCTGGTTTGGAGCTTCTCAATCGGGACAACGTGGGCTTGGTGTTGCTGCTGCAGCCACTAGTCCCAGAGGGCCTGGGGCAAGTGTCGGTGGCCCCTCTGTGTGTGGCAAATACCCACGTCTTGTACAACCCACGCCGGGGCGATGTCAAGCTGGCCCAGATGGCCGTTCTCTTGGCTGAAGTGGACAAGGTGGCCAGATTGTCGGATGGCAGCCACTGCCCCATCATCTTGTGTGGGGACCTGAACTCTGTCCCTGAGTCACCTCTCTACAACTTCATCAGGGATGGAGAGCTCCAGTACCATGGAATGCCAGCCTGGAAG GTATCTGGACAGGAAGACTTCTCCCATCAGCTTTACCAGCGGAAGCTGCAGGCCCCACTATGGCCCAGCTCCCTGGGCATCACTGACTGCTGTCAGTATGTCACGTCCTGTCGCCCCAAGAGAGCAG agAGACGGAAGTATGGCCGAGACTTCCTGCTGCGTTTCCGCTTCTGCAGCATCGCCTGTCAGCGACCAGTAGGACTGGTTCTCATGGAAGGAGTGACAGACACTAAGCCAG CAACaaggagaatggaaaaaagaaatgcaaactccACCTTTGAGAAAAGTAGGAGATCTGAAGATACCTGA